The following are encoded together in the Deinococcus soli (ex Cha et al. 2016) genome:
- a CDS encoding GIY-YIG nuclease family protein — translation MTPDKPYYVYALKDPRQHPARPFYIGKGTGTRAHDHLIRPDHTPKGDRIREIEGAGAQVLVSYLVEHLTEPEALQLEAELIAAFGTQASGGLLTNTVLPSGLGGKERPGLTVPAGVPEKAQVGLTLLKDAVLEFAQANPGGVKNAEVASLLGLRSDYGGGSKDYLSYSLLGLLMREGRIGRSGKGRHVAQVK, via the coding sequence GTGACGCCGGACAAGCCGTACTACGTGTACGCCCTCAAGGACCCGCGCCAGCACCCGGCGCGGCCCTTCTACATCGGCAAGGGCACCGGCACGCGCGCCCACGATCACCTGATCCGCCCAGACCACACCCCCAAGGGCGACCGCATCCGCGAGATCGAAGGGGCGGGCGCGCAGGTCCTCGTGAGCTATCTGGTGGAGCACCTGACTGAACCCGAGGCGCTGCAGCTGGAAGCGGAACTGATCGCGGCGTTCGGCACGCAGGCCAGCGGCGGCCTCCTGACGAATACCGTGCTGCCCTCGGGTCTGGGGGGCAAGGAGCGGCCCGGCCTGACCGTGCCCGCCGGCGTGCCGGAGAAGGCGCAGGTGGGCCTGACGCTGCTCAAGGACGCCGTGCTGGAGTTCGCGCAGGCCAACCCGGGCGGCGTGAAAAACGCCGAGGTGGCCAGCCTGCTGGGCCTGCGCAGCGACTACGGGGGCGGCTCGAAGGACTACCTGTCGTACAGCCTGCTGGGGCTGTTGATGCGCGAGGGCAGGATCGGACGCAGCGGCAAGGGACGGCACGTGGCACAGGTGAAATGA
- a CDS encoding bifunctional nicotinamide-nucleotide adenylyltransferase/Nudix hydroxylase, whose protein sequence is MTAPRTPSPTPRRRRTFGVYIGRFEPPHAAHLAVMLEALQSVQKLIVVIGSARAARNIKNPFTAEERQDLISRMLQDAGIPKTRVLFVHVRDYHYNEALWLSEVQAGVTAHTRGSSDVALIGHIKDESSYYLRSFPAWEFIPTHVVSDLSATDVRRAYFEGHLDTVHGMVPPAVHAFLTTFQTTPDYRDLRDEYEYLARYRAAWKDAPYPPIFVTTDAVITRSGHVLLVRRGGLPGRGRLAMPGGFLEQKETLLDCCVREVQEETGLGSGLDLKAALRAQAVFDYPDRSLRGRTITHAFHFDLGIGQLPRLSGGSDASDALWMPLSDILASPELFFEDHHAIIEHFVMRG, encoded by the coding sequence ATGACCGCGCCCCGCACCCCCTCCCCCACCCCGCGCCGCCGCCGCACCTTCGGGGTGTACATCGGCCGCTTTGAACCCCCCCACGCCGCGCACCTCGCCGTGATGCTCGAAGCGCTCCAGAGCGTGCAGAAACTCATCGTGGTCATCGGCAGCGCCCGCGCCGCGCGCAACATCAAGAACCCCTTCACCGCCGAGGAACGCCAGGACCTCATCAGCCGCATGCTTCAGGACGCCGGCATCCCAAAAACCCGCGTGCTGTTCGTGCACGTCCGCGACTACCACTACAACGAGGCCCTGTGGCTCAGTGAGGTCCAGGCCGGGGTGACCGCCCACACACGCGGCAGCAGCGACGTCGCCCTCATCGGCCACATCAAGGACGAGAGCAGCTACTACCTGCGCTCCTTCCCCGCCTGGGAATTCATCCCCACCCACGTCGTCAGCGACCTCAGCGCCACCGACGTCCGCCGCGCCTACTTCGAAGGCCACCTGGACACTGTGCACGGCATGGTCCCCCCCGCTGTCCACGCCTTCCTGACCACCTTCCAGACCACCCCCGACTACCGCGACCTGCGCGACGAGTACGAGTACCTCGCCCGCTACCGCGCCGCCTGGAAGGACGCCCCCTACCCCCCCATCTTCGTCACGACCGACGCCGTCATCACCCGCAGCGGCCACGTCCTCCTCGTCCGGCGTGGCGGCCTGCCCGGCCGGGGGCGCCTCGCCATGCCCGGCGGGTTCCTCGAACAGAAAGAAACCCTCCTCGACTGCTGCGTCCGCGAGGTACAGGAAGAAACCGGCCTGGGCAGCGGCCTCGACCTGAAAGCCGCGCTGCGCGCCCAGGCGGTCTTCGACTACCCCGACCGCAGCCTGCGCGGCCGCACCATCACCCACGCCTTCCACTTCGACCTCGGCATCGGGCAGCTCCCACGCCTCAGCGGCGGCAGCGACGCCAGCGACGCCCTCTGGATGCCCCTGAGTGACATCCTGGCGAGCCCCGAACTGTTCTTCGAGGACCACCACGCCATCATCGAACACTTCGTCATGCGCGGGTAG
- a CDS encoding YbjN domain-containing protein, whose protein sequence is MTRTLLAATLLSLAAPAVAGGAAAPVTQVQPGTPAAVMAALKAAGYKVTMDPAQADRDPTMTFTSGGHEVQVWLSGCKSGVCSRATASTSWDYSDAEDLDLDLVNEWNSNYYTQAYAYEGSYYLDSTLAIRGGFTQATVKAWIAEYLEDVNAFEEELPGE, encoded by the coding sequence ATGACCCGCACCCTGCTGGCCGCCACCCTCCTCTCGCTCGCTGCACCCGCCGTCGCCGGGGGCGCCGCCGCGCCCGTCACGCAGGTGCAGCCCGGCACACCCGCCGCCGTCATGGCCGCCCTGAAGGCCGCCGGGTACAAGGTCACCATGGACCCCGCCCAGGCCGACCGCGACCCCACCATGACCTTCACCAGCGGCGGGCACGAGGTGCAGGTGTGGCTCAGCGGATGCAAGAGCGGCGTGTGCAGCCGCGCCACCGCCAGCACCTCCTGGGATTACAGCGACGCCGAGGACCTCGACCTGGACCTCGTGAACGAGTGGAACAGCAACTACTACACCCAGGCGTACGCCTACGAGGGCAGCTACTACCTCGACAGCACCCTGGCCATCCGAGGTGGGTTCACGCAGGCCACCGTGAAGGCCTGGATCGCCGAGTACCTGGAGGACGTCAACGCCTTCGAGGAAGAACTGCCGGGCGAGTAA